One Ascaphus truei isolate aAscTru1 chromosome 22, aAscTru1.hap1, whole genome shotgun sequence DNA segment encodes these proteins:
- the ERN1 gene encoding serine/threonine-protein kinase/endoribonuclease IRE1, which translates to MGRVLRRLLLGFLLLLFQMDSASCGTVSLPETLLFVSTLDGSLHAVSKRTGSIKWTLKEDPVLQVPTHVEAPAFLPDPNDGSLYTLGSKNDEGLTRLPFTIPELVQASPCRTSDGVLYMGKKQDIWYVIDLITGEKQQTLTSSFAESLCPSTTLLYLGRTEYTITMYDTKNKELRWNATYYDYAATLPDEGTEYKMSHFVSNGDGMVVTVDSDSGDILWIQNYASPVVALYMWQREGLRKVLHTNVGVETLRYLTFMSGEVGRITKWKYPFPKETETKSKLMPTLYVGKYSTSLYASSSLVHEGVAVVPRGRAIPMLEGPKTDGVTIEDNGECEFTPSTDLKFSAGMKAKHKLNYWRNHWLLIGHHEIPLYAPTKILETFPTNLPRRDEKVIAAGSGNSRFTEEVLDMVDDPSEDLHTAFPKDISDMSSQFLPKPEAPVDSLLKDLATIIFSTFLLAGWVAFVITYPKTVHQQQQLQHQQFQKQLEEKIQLLQVQSVAFPSPSEADFLDHSGMRSESSNASTPNVSPKASNQSAQSYLSTSEVGSTVSAEPEGDEDRLVTVGKISFNPREVLGHGAEGTIVYRGRFDNRDVAVKRILPECFSFADREVQLLRESDEYPNVIRYFCTEKDRQFQYIAIELCTATLQEYVEEKDFDRHGLGPITLLEQTVSGLAYLHSLSIVHRDLKPHNILISMPNAHGKVKAMISDFGLCKKLAAGRHSFSRRSGVPGTEGWIAPEMLSEDCKENPTYTVDIFSAGCVFYYVVSEGKHPFGKSLQRQANILLGAYNLDCLNLDKHEDIVAHKLIEQMINKEPATRPSAESMLKHPFFWSLEKQLQFFQDVSDRIEKESLDGPIVKQLERGGRQVVKMDWREHITVPLQTDLRKFRSYKGGSARDLLRALRNKKHHYRELPPEVQETLGTVPDDFVCYFTSRFPNLLLHTYLAMQTCSRERLFQPYYYQEPSEQGPCTVPVSPDVA; encoded by the exons ATCCTGTCCTTCAAGTTCCGACACATGTGGAAGC GCCGGCGTTTCTTCCGGATCCGAACGACGGAAGCTTGTACACGCTCGGCAGCAAAAATGACGAAGGGTTGACG AGACTTCCGTTTACCATCCCTGAGCTGGTGCAGGCGTCACCGTGCCGGACTTCAGATGGCGTTCTGTACATGG GAAAGAAACAAGATATTTGGTACGTGATTGACCTAATAACGGGGGAGAAGCAGCAGACGTTGACGTCGTCCTTTGCAGAAAGTCTCTGCCCATCCACAACTCTGCTGTATCTTGGGAGGACAG AATACACAATCACCATGTATGACACGAAGAACAAGGAGCTGCGTTGGAATGCCACCTACTATGACTACGCTGCCACTTTGCCTGACGAAGGCACTGAATACA AAATGTCCCACTTTGTGTCCAACGGGGATGGAATGGTGGTGACTGTGGACAGCGACTCTGGTGACATCTTATGGATACAGAACTACGCCTCCCCTGTCGTGGCCTTGTACATGTGGCAGCGAGAAggcctgaggaaggtcctacatACCAACGTGGGAGTCGAGACTCTCCGATACCTGACGTTCATGTCTGGAGAGGTTGGCCGCATCACCAAGTGGAAGTATCCATTCCCCAAAGAGACCGAGACCAAGAGCAAGCTGAT GCCCACCCTCTATGTAGGGAAATATTCCACCAGTCTCTATGCTTCTTCATCACTGGTTCACGAGGGGGTGGCAGTTGTG CCGAGAGGGAGAGCGATTCCAATGCTGGAGGGCCCTAAAACAGACGGGGTGACAATTGAGGACAACGGAGAGTGTGAGTTTACGCCCAGCACAGACCTGAAGTTTTCTGCAGGGATGAAAGCGAAGCACAAGCTGAATTATTGGAGAAACCATTGGCTGCTAATAG GACACCACGAGATCCCGCTCTACGCACCAACCAAGATCCTGGAGACCTTCCCAACCAACTTGCCCAGAAGAGATGAAAAAGTGATAGCGGCCGGCTCGGGAAACTCCCGCTTCACAGAG GAGGTCTTGGACATGGTTGACGACCCCTCTGAGGACCTGCACACGGCTTTTCCCAAGGATATCAGTGACATGTCCAGTCAGTTCCTTCCCAAACCAGAAGCTCCGGTGGACTCGTTGCTTAAAGACCTGGCCACCATCATATTTAGCACTTTCCTCTTGGCAGGATGGGTGGCTTTTGTCATCACATACCCAAAG ACCGtgcaccagcagcagcagctgcaacaTCAGCAGTTCCAGAAGCAGCTGGAAGAGAAGATCCAGCTGCTGCAGGTGCAGAGCGTCGCCTTCCCGTCCCCTTCGGAAGCCGACTTCCTGGATCACTCCGGGATGCGGAGCGAGAGCTCCAACGCCAGCACCCCCAACGTGTCCCCGAAGGCTTCCAACCAATCCGCGCAGTCCTATCTGTCCACTTCCGAGGTCGGAAGCACCGTCTCTGCAGAGCCGGAAGGAG ACGAAGACAGGCTGGTAACAGTCGGCAAAATCTCCTTCAATCCCAGGGAGGTTCTAGGCCACGGTGCGGAAGGAACAATCGTTTACAG AGGACGTTTTGACAACAGAGATGTCGCCGTGAAGCGAATCCTCCCAGAATGCTTCAGTTTCGCGGACCGGGAGGTGCAGCTGTTAAGAGAATCGGACGAGTACCCCAACGTGATTCGCTACTTCTGCACGGAGAAGGACCGGCAGTTTCAGTACATCGCCATAGAGTTGTGCACTGCCACACTGCAAGAG TATGTGGAAGAAAAGGACTTTGATCGCCATGGTTTGGGACCTATTACCCTTTTGGAGCAGACGGTGTCTGGACTTGCGTACCTTCATTCTCTCAGTATAG TTCACAGAGATTTGAAGCCTCACAACATCCTGATCTCGATGCCCAACGCCCACGGGAAGGTGAAGGCCATGATCTCGGACTTCGGCCTGTGCAAGAAGCTGGCCGCGGGCAGGCATAGCTTCAGCCGGCGCTCAGGAGTACCGGGGACAGAAGGCTGGATCGCTCCGGAGATGCTGAGCGAAGACTGTAAAGAGAATCCC ACATACACCGTGGACATCTTCTCCGCTGGCTGCGTGTTCTACTACGTGGTATCAGAAGGGAAGCACCCGTTTGGCAAGTCCCTGCAGCGGCAAGCCAACATCCTTCTAGGCGCTTACAACCTGGACTGTCTAAACCTAGACAAGCACG AAGACATCGTTGCTCATAAACTCATAGAGCAAATGATTAACAAGGAACCTGCGACGCGTCCTTCAGCGGAGTCCATGCTGAAGCACCCGTTTTTCTGGAGCCTGGAAAAGCAGCTCCAGTTTTTCCAG GACGTGAGTGATCGAATAGAAAAGGAGTCACTTGACGGTCCAATTGTTAAACAGTTGGAGAGGGGAGGAAGGCAGGTGGTGAAGATGGACTGGAGAGAACACATCACCGTACCACTTCAGACAG ATCTCAGAAAATTCCGCAGTTACAAAGGGGGATCAGCACGAGATCTTCTGCGCGCTTTACGAAACAAG AAACACCACTACAGAGAGCTGCCACCAGAAGTGCAGGAGACTTTGGGGACCGTCCCCGATGACTTTGTGTGCTACTTTACATCCCGGTTCCCCAACCTTTTGCTGCACACCTACCTTGCCATGCAGACTTGCAGCCGAGAGAGACTATTCCAGCCTTACTATTACCAGGAGCCTTCTGAGCAGGGACCCTGCACTGTGCCTGTGTCTCCGGATGTTGCTTGA